GTTAATAAACGTTCTCTTTCAGAAGCTTGTGTATATCTAATTTCGACGACAATTTCTGCATTTGGCGAAATGGTATTTGCGCCAATACCTCCACTTATCTTGCCTGGATTAACTGTGGTACCTGCTTTTATATTGGTTAAGTCAGTAAGCGCAATAATTAAATGTGCCGCAGCAAGGTTGGCATTAGCGCCATCTAAATAATGATTACCAGCATGAGCAGCTTTCCCAGTTAAATGAATAGTGAAGGTGCCTACACCTTTTCGTCCAATCACCACCTCATGATTAAGCCCAGCAGCTTCAAAAACAAAACAGACATCATAGTCCTTAGCCAGTTTTTCAGTGAGAGGTTTACTATCTTCACTGCCTGTTTCTTCATCACTGACTAACAGCATATCGATATTAGTGATGCCTCCTTGTTGAAGTTTAACTTGGCGTAATGCCTCTAATGCTACGATATTTCCACCTTTCATATCACAAACACCTGGTCCGTATATCCAGTCTTTATCTTCGGAAAATGTTTCAAAGACGCCTGGCGGAAACACAGTATCTAAGTGTCCTAATAGCAAAACCCGTTTTTTGCCATCCTCTACCGGAGACTTAAATAATAAATGATTACCCAGTAACTCTCTGGTAAATACTTTGGTTTCAAATCCTAAAACCTCCATCCAATGAGCAAAAATGTCGCCATTCTTATCCACACCAACTTTGTTACCAGTGAATGAATTTATATTAATAATTTTCTCTAATTCTGAAAAATTCACAGCTAATCCACCATCCAAAAATTGATTAAAAATAACAAATACCGTAATTAAGGCCAATAACTTGTAAAAAAAGCATTAACTTAAATTACCTCGCCTTAAATAAGGCCAGATGCGCACCATTATAGTGCAGCAAGGTTTTCACTTTAGTTACGAAACATGACACTTTAGTGACTTGTTTCAGATTAAATTAAACCTATATATACTAAGCTTAAAAATAGAATAAAACCCTCAGAAACTTAATCATACCGTCACATTTCATCATTAAACTTAACGTATAAAGCTTACATATAAATGGTTTCGTCTTTTTTTTTCAGACAACAAACACCTCCATGGCTTTAAAATTGCTCTGTAAGTTTGAAATTGCATTTGACTCAAAATAGGGTTCATGATGCAGTCAAAAAACTAAAAAGCAAAATACTAGCCATATTAAAAAAGTATATTGAAAATCGGAGAGTGAATAATGAGTAGTAAAAGTGGGGTTAACTCTGGTACTCAACCGACAATTGGTATGTGGATGTACCAAAATGGTGGTGGCAGTGAAATACAGCAACAAATAGTCAATTTATTAAAACAAAAGAATATCCATACTATTACCGGATTAAACTTAGCGAATGCCAGTGCCAGCGGAGGAGAAATGCTCTGTAATGGTACAGTAATGGAAGATTTATCCGCATTTTTCTCATATAACGCAGGAGAACAGTCACCATTTCAAGTATATATGTATCAAGCCTTAAGTAAGGCTGTCCCTACCCTTAACAATTATCAATCATTTGCTATCACAGAAGATAAATTTTTAACTGCACATATGCTAAACCAAGCTAATATCCGCACTGCTGAATATAGATTAATTAGCCATGTTGATATTCCTCTTCTTAAGAGTACTGTGCGCGAATGGGAAGGACACGTAGTATATAAACCCACAGATGGTTGGGGGGGAAACGGTATTGTTAAAATCGAAGACGAACGTTCACTTGATGTACTCATACCATTTCTTAATCGAATCGATATGAAACACTTTTATCTAGAAAAATTTATAAACTATGACAAAACTGATTACCGAGTTGATATTGTTGATGGTCAGTTTGTAGGCTGTTACGGCAGAAGTGCCCCTTCTGATGATTGGAAAACCAACATCACCACTGGAGGCTCTATAATACTACGAGAACCAGATGATGATGTAATTGAGTTAGCCCTAAAAGCAGCTAAAGTCACAGGTTTAGAAATTGCTGGTGTTGATTTACTATACGATCTAGATGCAGAAGAATATGTAGTATTAGAAGTAAATGGTATTCCGGCCTTTGCCACCCCTGAACAAGAAGAAATAGGGTTGAATTTCAATCAACTAAAAATTGATAAAATTGTTAAACTAATAGAACGCACAGTTGAAGAGGCCTCCTGATGAGCAAAAAAAATAAAAAACTACCTAAAATTGGATTGTTATATTTAGATCATGTTATGAGATTCTTTGATAAATCTAATTTCAGGGGTTGGCCCGATAAAATAGAAACGGTCACCTATCATTGGCGGAATGATAAAAAACGTTTTATTAAAGAAGTGAAAAAGAAAAATATAGATGTGTTAATTGGCAATATTCCTGCCACAGCCTACGAAACATTTCGAGAAATCAGTTTAGCTTTACCTAATGTACAATTTATCCCCTCATTAGATACTCAGTTTGCTAACAAATCAAAAGAAAACGTTACACAATTATGTGAAAAATATAATATCCCTATTCCGAAAACCCATATTTTTTACGAAACAAATGAAGCTGATCGTTTTCTTAAGAAAACGACTTACCCTAAAATTATTAAAAAATCTTACGGGCCATCTAATTATGGCGGCTATTTTGTACACAAGGTTGATAGTTACAAAGAAGCCCGCTCTTTATTAGATACAAAAAAATATTACCCCGTATACTTACAAGACTTTGTACCTATGGCTGCTGATATTCGAGTGATGTTAGTCGGGCATAAACCTGTCTGTGCATTTTGGCGTCGTCCCCCTGAAGGAGAGTGGTTAACAAACACCAGCCAAGGTGGCTCTATGGATTATCAGGATGTACCTAAAGAAGTACTTGACCTTGCAGTCAAAGTATCAAAAGTGGCTAATGCCGAATACTGGGCATGTGATGTGGCTGTAGGTGTTGATGGTAAATATCGAATTTTAGAATGTGCGACTGCATTCGCCGCTTTTCCATACATTCGAGATTGGATTGGGCAGTATATAATGTGGAAGTTATCTAATGGTCGTTTTAAGATCCCACATATTCCACTGTATAACTGGGAAGAATTAAGTAAAATAAGTTCGTCTGTTCTACGTACTATGCGTTATATTACGTTCGGTAAACAGGTCTATCCTAGCTGCGATGGTGGGGAATTGTTCACCCAATTAGATGATGATCATTATCCAATTGTTGATACCCAAGACACAAAGTCAGAAGAATGGCCTAGTGATATTTGGAATCGACAGGATAATTATCAAAAAAACAAACAGAAAAAGCTATCTGAAATGGCAATTCAAGAACCCGCTAAAGCACTTATTTCTGGAGTACTCGATGGTGATGAATCTGAACTTAACATAGAGCCTGAAATAGAGCCTGAAAGTGCCGCCCCATTAGAGTATTCTACTGAAACCTTAAAAGATTTTTTTGCTAGCATTAAAGGTTTTGGTAAAAAACAAATTACCATTATTTTTGACACCTTAGATATTTCTACGATTAACCATACCCTTGAAAATAATGGTGATGAGTTTTACGAAGTAAAAAATATTGGTGAAAAGAAGGTGTTACAAATTTTAAGCGCTTGGCAAGAATTTAAACTTACTATTTCTTAATAAAAGTGAAAACATGAAGAAACAATATTTTTCATATAAACAAACAATAGAATTTTTACAGCAAGCTAGTCAAGATTACCCGGACTTAATAAAAGTCCAAAATATTGGTGACACTTGGGAAGGTCGCCCGATTATGTTAGCTACCATTAGCTTAGATGTAAATAATGCTCATAAAAAACCAGCATTATTATATACAGGAACGATCCATGCTCGAGAATGGATCGGCATAGAGTTAGCCAATAATTTTATTAAATACATAATTGATAATTATCAGTTTAATCCCAAATTACAAGATGCGTTAACCCGAAACACATTGTATATAGTGCCGTGTTTAAACCCAGATGGTTTTGAGTATTCTCGTACCCACTTTTCATTTTGGCGTAAAAATAGACGCAAAAATGAAGATGGCACTTTTGGTGTCGATTTAAATAGAAACTTTGGTGTAAGGTTTAAAGCTCGTTCAGATCCATCATCTGTGACTTATGGTGGACCAGCCCCGTTTTCTGAACCAGAAACACAAGCCATTAGAGATTTTGTGGCCGAACACAACAACATTACAATTTCCTTAGATTATCATTCACAAGGCAATGTGTTTTTTCCTGCCCATAAATTTGATCATGAAGCTGAAATTGACACTACCGATCTTAATACTTTGTGTGCCAATATGGCTTTTGAAATTGAAAAGGTCACTGGCAGAAAATACGGTATTCACCGAGGCAAACCCCCTACTAACCTAATTAATGGTAGTGGACGAGAATATTATTACAGCAAGGGCATTATTGCAGCAGTAGTAGAAGTTGGCACTAAAAACATACCAGACTACATGGAAAACATGTCGCAAAGTGTAAATGAAAACATTCCTGCTTTAGTTCATGCTTTAAGTTCTGCCATAAACTACTCTGATTCCGCTCCTGCTAGAGTAGAAAACTTCAATTTAACAGAAGTCACAGAAAACAACGCATTGCTTGAATGGGAATATGACGCTGATGCTGATGTGTATTTTGAAATTTATCGTAATACTCAACACAAGAGTCCTTGTAGTGACGATAACCTGATTGCTATTACTAAATCTTTAAGTTTTAACGACATTCAATTAAAAAGTGGTCAAAGGTATTTTTACAAAATTCGTGCTGTATCGATAAGTACTAAAATAAAAGGTCCTTATGCACCTGAGCTTAAACTAAAAACTTTACTCGCCCATGAACAATTCAGCAAAATATTGTTTCCACCCGCCAACCAAATTGGTTATGTTGGACAATATACTGAAGAAAAAAATCATGAACATTTTGGCCTAAATTCACTATTTATTGGGGTCAATAAATCACGAGGGGTTTGTTTTGGAGTGATCGAGTTTTCTCTTGACCGCTTACCAGACGATGCTGAGATCAAACAAGCTTGTTTTTCGTTATATCCGATGAATCGTGTCAGTGCAAAAATAGAAGCTTATGGTGAGTGGGGTATCTCCTTTCTTGATATTGATAGTGTGCCTAATATTCGTGATTATAACGATATAGCCAACGCTAAAGTTATTCACTCTGGCCAAACCATTGAATCAGATCGTGTTACACAAGGAGTATGGAGTGATTGGCTATTAAATGGGAAAGAACGCGCCATTCTTCAAGAGCAGCTTAAAACGGGAAGAGTGCTAATCCGCATTGATGGCCCCACGACTTTACCTAAAGGGGCTGATTCACAAATGATGCAGTTCGATATCGGTTATGGCCGTTTTGGCTCAGGAATTCATTACCGACCCAATTTAGAAGTCATCTATACACGCCAACCAAAAGTAGTAGAAGTCGCACCAACAAGTGTCCATACCATATCCACCCAAGGTAATATGGCCGGTAAATTACGTACAGGTTATGATGAAAATGGGGATAAGATTTATGGTCAATTGGCTTTTGCTTTACACTCTATGCCAGATCCTGAACGTACAGTTATTACTAATGCGTACTTAGTTTTAGCCAATCAAAATGCGCTGGCGGGTAATAAAGATATTCGATTTACAGTAGAATTAGCAGAAATTGAAGATATTGATTACGACAGCATTAAACAACGAGAAAGTATTCAATATATTGGTTATGAAGTCAGTAATGCCGAGTTAAAAAATAAAAAAC
The sequence above is a segment of the Paraglaciecola sp. L3A3 genome. Coding sequences within it:
- a CDS encoding M20 family metallopeptidase, translating into MNFSELEKIININSFTGNKVGVDKNGDIFAHWMEVLGFETKVFTRELLGNHLLFKSPVEDGKKRVLLLGHLDTVFPPGVFETFSEDKDWIYGPGVCDMKGGNIVALEALRQVKLQQGGITNIDMLLVSDEETGSEDSKPLTEKLAKDYDVCFVFEAAGLNHEVVIGRKGVGTFTIHLTGKAAHAGNHYLDGANANLAAAHLIIALTDLTNIKAGTTVNPGKISGGIGANTISPNAEIVVEIRYTQASERERLLTALHDLCETIFVQGVTATLTGGIQRDVMQSSSNQMTLLASVAGILGYPLKTEKRGGVSDANIVSSQGVATLDGFGPFGDGDHTILERANKASFDKRIAEMSKILLALNAYKET
- a CDS encoding RimK family alpha-L-glutamate ligase, giving the protein MSSKSGVNSGTQPTIGMWMYQNGGGSEIQQQIVNLLKQKNIHTITGLNLANASASGGEMLCNGTVMEDLSAFFSYNAGEQSPFQVYMYQALSKAVPTLNNYQSFAITEDKFLTAHMLNQANIRTAEYRLISHVDIPLLKSTVREWEGHVVYKPTDGWGGNGIVKIEDERSLDVLIPFLNRIDMKHFYLEKFINYDKTDYRVDIVDGQFVGCYGRSAPSDDWKTNITTGGSIILREPDDDVIELALKAAKVTGLEIAGVDLLYDLDAEEYVVLEVNGIPAFATPEQEEIGLNFNQLKIDKIVKLIERTVEEAS
- a CDS encoding RimK family alpha-L-glutamate ligase yields the protein MSKKNKKLPKIGLLYLDHVMRFFDKSNFRGWPDKIETVTYHWRNDKKRFIKEVKKKNIDVLIGNIPATAYETFREISLALPNVQFIPSLDTQFANKSKENVTQLCEKYNIPIPKTHIFYETNEADRFLKKTTYPKIIKKSYGPSNYGGYFVHKVDSYKEARSLLDTKKYYPVYLQDFVPMAADIRVMLVGHKPVCAFWRRPPEGEWLTNTSQGGSMDYQDVPKEVLDLAVKVSKVANAEYWACDVAVGVDGKYRILECATAFAAFPYIRDWIGQYIMWKLSNGRFKIPHIPLYNWEELSKISSSVLRTMRYITFGKQVYPSCDGGELFTQLDDDHYPIVDTQDTKSEEWPSDIWNRQDNYQKNKQKKLSEMAIQEPAKALISGVLDGDESELNIEPEIEPESAAPLEYSTETLKDFFASIKGFGKKQITIIFDTLDISTINHTLENNGDEFYEVKNIGEKKVLQILSAWQEFKLTIS
- a CDS encoding M14 family metallopeptidase encodes the protein MKKQYFSYKQTIEFLQQASQDYPDLIKVQNIGDTWEGRPIMLATISLDVNNAHKKPALLYTGTIHAREWIGIELANNFIKYIIDNYQFNPKLQDALTRNTLYIVPCLNPDGFEYSRTHFSFWRKNRRKNEDGTFGVDLNRNFGVRFKARSDPSSVTYGGPAPFSEPETQAIRDFVAEHNNITISLDYHSQGNVFFPAHKFDHEAEIDTTDLNTLCANMAFEIEKVTGRKYGIHRGKPPTNLINGSGREYYYSKGIIAAVVEVGTKNIPDYMENMSQSVNENIPALVHALSSAINYSDSAPARVENFNLTEVTENNALLEWEYDADADVYFEIYRNTQHKSPCSDDNLIAITKSLSFNDIQLKSGQRYFYKIRAVSISTKIKGPYAPELKLKTLLAHEQFSKILFPPANQIGYVGQYTEEKNHEHFGLNSLFIGVNKSRGVCFGVIEFSLDRLPDDAEIKQACFSLYPMNRVSAKIEAYGEWGISFLDIDSVPNIRDYNDIANAKVIHSGQTIESDRVTQGVWSDWLLNGKERAILQEQLKTGRVLIRIDGPTTLPKGADSQMMQFDIGYGRFGSGIHYRPNLEVIYTRQPKVVEVAPTSVHTISTQGNMAGKLRTGYDENGDKIYGQLAFALHSMPDPERTVITNAYLVLANQNALAGNKDIRFTVELAEIEDIDYDSIKQRESIQYIGYEVSNAELKNKKQHYFEFDTFSRNQLEQTHQENAQAYFVIRATSSYRDEQDNKIVTWVNDAMNNQQPKLVVEYIERLKTPMDPPTNLQTQIENNSVKITWKNPKSEDFVGSFVVRNCFHPPRSPFDGVKLYGGADEYTLDNFGNPNKPKYYAVFSYDNVPNYSSPSCVFFSLKETIPVIEIDPEEVEAEPGTNMQSSSDTTEDSE